Proteins from a genomic interval of Chroococcidiopsis thermalis PCC 7203:
- a CDS encoding MFS transporter → MLQKNLKILLYSSNIWYLGEGMFAPIFGLFTQKIGGNILDISGIWATYLVATGIFTILVGRLSDRNISKAKLMIIGYALNAIFTFCYLFVSSQLSLFVVQVGLGIASALATPTWNALYAQYEDRGKAGQIWGLADGQSKVMTGLAVVLGGVIVNWLSFNTLFITMGTIQVIATLYSIQLLKQQGRAATTTDKKHLLRKHQINSSD, encoded by the coding sequence ATGCTACAAAAAAATCTCAAAATCCTACTTTACAGTAGTAATATTTGGTACTTAGGCGAAGGAATGTTTGCTCCGATTTTTGGTTTATTCACTCAAAAAATTGGAGGTAATATTCTTGATATTAGCGGAATTTGGGCTACATATCTAGTTGCTACAGGAATTTTTACCATCCTAGTTGGAAGGCTATCAGACCGCAATATAAGCAAAGCCAAACTCATGATAATTGGCTATGCTTTAAATGCCATTTTCACATTTTGCTATCTATTCGTATCTTCTCAACTAAGTTTGTTTGTCGTTCAAGTAGGGTTGGGAATAGCTTCTGCTTTAGCAACTCCTACCTGGAATGCTTTATATGCACAATATGAAGATAGAGGAAAGGCAGGGCAAATTTGGGGCTTGGCTGACGGACAATCAAAAGTCATGACTGGTCTTGCTGTAGTGCTTGGGGGAGTGATTGTTAATTGGTTGTCTTTCAATACTTTATTTATCACAATGGGAACGATTCAAGTTATTGCTACCTTGTATTCCATTCAGCTGTTAAAGCAACAGGGACGTGCAGCAACAACTACTGATAAAAAGCATTTGCTAAGAAAACATCAAATAAATTCAAGCGATTGA
- a CDS encoding SET domain-containing protein → MIHPDTELRLVNEIIGYGVFATKFIPQGTIVWVLDELDQQFDEGYILSLDRLQQEHVFKYSFRGRDGNYILCWDIGRYINHSFYANCISTAYDFEIAPRDIYPGEELTDHYACFNLDKPFECLPEPGITKTKVMPDDFLLLYPEWDRQVAEVMPYFNCVEQPLRKFISSKFVDKVNAVAAGEERLDSVLDTYYDRQHRLITA, encoded by the coding sequence ATGATTCATCCAGACACAGAATTACGTCTTGTTAATGAAATTATTGGTTACGGTGTATTTGCTACTAAATTTATTCCTCAAGGAACGATAGTGTGGGTATTGGATGAATTAGATCAGCAATTCGACGAGGGATATATATTGTCTCTAGACCGACTTCAACAAGAGCACGTATTCAAATATTCTTTTCGAGGAAGAGACGGTAACTATATACTATGTTGGGACATTGGTAGATATATCAATCATAGTTTTTATGCCAACTGTATTTCTACAGCTTATGACTTTGAAATAGCTCCTAGAGACATTTATCCTGGTGAAGAATTAACCGATCACTATGCTTGTTTTAATTTAGACAAACCTTTTGAATGCCTTCCAGAGCCAGGTATCACCAAAACTAAAGTTATGCCTGATGATTTTTTGTTACTATATCCAGAATGGGATAGACAAGTTGCTGAAGTCATGCCCTATTTCAATTGCGTCGAACAGCCATTAAGAAAGTTTATTTCAAGTAAATTTGTAGACAAAGTGAATGCCGTTGCTGCTGGAGAAGAACGGCTTGATTCCGTACTTGATACCTACTACGACCGTCAACATAGACTAATAACTGCATAG
- a CDS encoding carbonic anhydrase: MTRKNGFVGRRNLLKLVGVGGASIAATSVVSSSWGTQPAVAQQTDTKEKPQPVSPDNALKRLLEGNQRFMKEKRRTPNQSRLRLQEIATAQYPFASVLGCADSRVPAEIVFDQGLGDLFVVRLAGNVVSPTATGSLEFATSVLGSQLIIVLGHERCGAVQAALKSDALPGRIGTFVEDIKPALNGIKSQSNDAVNDAVVANIRYQVNLLQESSSILTQLIEERKLKIVGGRYDLDTGAVTLIT; encoded by the coding sequence ATGACTCGAAAAAATGGATTTGTTGGACGACGTAATTTGCTCAAATTGGTAGGTGTAGGAGGAGCTAGCATAGCTGCTACTAGTGTTGTTAGTAGTTCGTGGGGTACACAACCTGCGGTGGCACAACAAACAGACACGAAAGAAAAACCACAACCCGTCAGTCCAGATAATGCTCTCAAGAGATTGCTGGAGGGCAACCAACGGTTTATGAAAGAGAAGCGGCGTACTCCTAATCAATCGCGATTGCGTTTGCAGGAGATTGCCACAGCTCAATATCCTTTTGCTTCTGTTTTAGGCTGTGCGGATTCGCGAGTTCCAGCAGAAATTGTTTTCGATCAAGGGCTAGGAGATTTGTTTGTCGTTCGGCTTGCTGGGAATGTTGTCAGCCCTACAGCTACAGGTAGCCTAGAATTTGCTACATCGGTGCTAGGTTCTCAACTGATTATAGTTTTAGGACATGAAAGATGTGGTGCAGTACAAGCAGCACTCAAAAGCGATGCGCTTCCTGGTAGAATTGGCACTTTTGTTGAGGATATCAAACCAGCATTAAATGGAATAAAATCTCAATCAAATGATGCAGTTAATGATGCTGTTGTAGCTAATATTCGGTATCAAGTTAACTTACTACAAGAGAGTTCTTCAATACTAACTCAACTGATCGAAGAGAGGAAGTTAAAAATTGTAGGTGGTCGTTATGACCTAGATACTGGAGCAGTTACTCTAATAACTTAA
- the psbQ gene encoding photosystem II protein PsbQ, giving the protein MLRHRSFLSLILVILATFLIGCSSPSTATVPPTYSSAQIQQIQQYIPDIQSLRDRASREIPSLVQRKDWIDVGNFVHGPLGELRLTMNYMTRNLLPQDQSKAKQITRNFFNDLVAVDQAAQQGDAKKVLLNAREAIADIDNFLQLLPQTAE; this is encoded by the coding sequence ATGTTGCGCCATCGATCGTTCTTATCCCTTATTTTGGTAATTTTGGCAACATTTCTCATCGGCTGTAGTAGTCCCAGCACTGCCACAGTACCCCCGACCTACAGCTCGGCTCAAATTCAGCAGATCCAGCAGTACATTCCCGATATCCAAAGCTTGCGCGATCGCGCCAGCAGAGAAATCCCGTCTTTAGTACAAAGAAAAGATTGGATCGATGTCGGTAATTTCGTCCACGGACCTTTAGGAGAACTGCGGTTGACTATGAACTACATGACGCGCAATCTGCTGCCGCAAGATCAATCTAAAGCAAAGCAGATTACGCGAAACTTCTTTAACGACCTAGTAGCGGTCGATCAAGCTGCTCAACAAGGCGATGCGAAAAAAGTCTTGCTCAACGCCAGAGAAGCCATAGCAGACATCGACAACTTTCTTCAGTTGCTTCCTCAAACAGCAGAGTAG
- a CDS encoding NAD(P)/FAD-dependent oxidoreductase, whose product MTQVVIIGCGIVGAAIAYELSQVPGLQVAVLDRQLPAQAATKAALGVLMGVISHKTKGRAWQLRQASIQRYETLIPELEALTGHHIPFNRQGILMLCVAAELGSWEKLVATRASQGLALEIWDGAKVKSYCPQINCNPSTWAIYSPQDRQVDPVSLTLALVEGAKRNGVKFYFGTQIEESNFSSSYAKGGLPDDRRIRQITISGERSHLNVDWLVVSAGLGSLPSLSTETSPPLKFDIVPVLGQAIHLKLDRPLGNTDFQPVITGNDVHIVPLNGGQQATEYWVGATVEFPAIGREIEAAPALLEAVMQQAIAFCPALATANTIATWSGLRPRPEGRSAPIIDYLSGFSNILLATGHYRNGVLLAPATAQAIRKMILSSG is encoded by the coding sequence ATGACTCAAGTAGTAATTATCGGGTGCGGTATAGTGGGGGCAGCGATCGCCTACGAACTGAGCCAAGTTCCAGGGTTACAGGTTGCTGTCCTCGATCGCCAATTGCCAGCGCAAGCAGCAACAAAAGCGGCTTTGGGCGTTTTGATGGGTGTCATCAGCCATAAAACTAAGGGTAGGGCGTGGCAGTTGCGACAGGCAAGTATCCAACGCTATGAAACCCTCATTCCAGAATTAGAAGCACTCACAGGGCATCACATCCCCTTTAATCGGCAGGGAATTTTGATGTTGTGCGTGGCAGCAGAACTCGGTTCTTGGGAGAAACTCGTCGCGACTCGCGCCTCTCAAGGCTTAGCTTTAGAAATTTGGGATGGGGCAAAAGTCAAGTCTTATTGTCCGCAAATTAACTGCAATCCCTCGACTTGGGCAATTTACTCGCCCCAAGATCGGCAAGTCGATCCGGTGAGTTTAACTTTAGCTCTAGTTGAAGGAGCAAAACGCAACGGTGTCAAATTTTACTTTGGAACACAGATAGAGGAATCTAATTTCAGTTCTAGTTATGCTAAAGGTGGTTTGCCCGACGATCGCCGCATCAGACAAATAACAATTTCTGGAGAGCGATCGCATTTGAATGTTGATTGGCTAGTTGTATCGGCTGGCTTAGGCTCGTTACCATCTCTGTCAACAGAAACTTCACCCCCGCTAAAATTTGACATCGTACCCGTACTAGGTCAAGCTATTCACCTCAAGCTCGATCGCCCTCTGGGTAACACAGATTTTCAACCCGTCATCACGGGTAACGACGTGCATATTGTCCCTCTAAATGGGGGTCAACAAGCCACTGAATATTGGGTAGGAGCAACGGTGGAATTTCCTGCCATTGGACGAGAAATCGAGGCAGCACCAGCCTTGTTAGAGGCAGTCATGCAACAGGCGATCGCTTTTTGTCCCGCTCTGGCGACAGCCAATACGATCGCAACCTGGTCTGGTTTGCGTCCCCGTCCTGAAGGTCGTTCCGCCCCCATAATTGACTACCTGTCAGGATTTAGCAATATCCTCTTAGCGACAGGACACTATCGCAACGGTGTTTTACTCGCACCCGCTACCGCACAAGCGATCCGCAAAATGATATTATCTTCTGGTTAA
- a CDS encoding alpha/beta fold hydrolase: MSITEHQINVGSLEWFYREVAPIGMSDLLPVVLLHGLPSHSYGWRHVMPALGSQGTRAIAPDLIGFGSSAKPQGRDFNYTPDAFVKALDDFIQALEIDRFCLVVQGFLGSVGLQYALRHSDRVENIAILNTPLTTAAKLPWQMQQWGLPFAGDMATQDPLLVDRTLEGGSRYQISDADLDIFRKPFLKSSKAGRSLMTAVRNLKMSPSMSEIADGFQDWQKPLLIVWGVNDPWLPVEIAQKFASSLPQAEIVKLEKAGHYPQEHFAEDILSDLLPFVRRAS, encoded by the coding sequence GTGTCTATTACAGAACATCAAATTAATGTTGGTTCCCTAGAATGGTTTTACCGCGAGGTTGCTCCGATTGGAATGAGCGATCTGCTGCCAGTGGTGCTGTTACATGGTTTACCTTCCCATAGCTACGGTTGGCGACACGTTATGCCTGCTTTGGGGAGTCAGGGAACAAGGGCGATCGCTCCCGATTTGATTGGCTTTGGTTCGTCAGCAAAACCCCAAGGGCGGGATTTTAATTACACTCCCGATGCTTTTGTCAAGGCATTAGATGACTTTATTCAAGCTTTGGAGATCGATCGCTTTTGTTTGGTCGTGCAAGGATTTTTGGGTTCGGTAGGCTTGCAGTATGCCTTACGCCATAGCGATCGCGTCGAAAATATTGCCATTCTCAATACTCCCTTGACTACGGCTGCTAAACTACCTTGGCAGATGCAACAGTGGGGACTACCTTTTGCGGGAGACATGGCGACGCAAGATCCTTTATTGGTGGATCGTACCCTCGAAGGTGGTAGCCGTTACCAGATTTCGGATGCAGATTTAGACATATTTCGCAAGCCTTTTTTGAAAAGTTCAAAAGCGGGGCGATCGCTGATGACGGCGGTACGCAATCTGAAAATGTCCCCGTCTATGTCGGAAATTGCCGATGGTTTTCAAGACTGGCAGAAACCACTTTTAATTGTCTGGGGTGTAAACGATCCTTGGCTTCCTGTCGAAATCGCCCAGAAATTTGCCAGCAGCCTACCCCAAGCAGAGATAGTCAAACTTGAAAAAGCGGGGCATTATCCTCAAGAGCATTTTGCCGAAGACATCTTATCAGACCTTTTACCTTTCGTGCGTCGTGCTTCGTAG
- a CDS encoding DUF3140 domain-containing protein: MSQDVNSAIAEFHQVVNMTPKELESWLKTEESQAVGQRKDDDESTGHKSGRRIVELLQKKEDEYTEDEISHMKKVISYVHRHSAQKPSHDIENSRWYYSLKNWGHDPLKK; encoded by the coding sequence ATGAGTCAAGATGTCAATTCTGCGATCGCAGAGTTTCATCAAGTCGTCAATATGACTCCTAAAGAGCTTGAATCTTGGTTGAAAACTGAGGAGTCACAAGCGGTAGGACAAAGAAAGGATGATGACGAGTCAACCGGACATAAATCTGGAAGACGAATCGTTGAGTTATTGCAAAAAAAAGAGGATGAATATACTGAAGACGAGATTTCTCATATGAAGAAAGTCATCAGTTACGTCCACCGTCATAGCGCCCAAAAACCATCGCACGATATTGAGAATTCGCGCTGGTATTATTCCCTAAAAAACTGGGGTCACGATCCGCTGAAGAAGTAA
- a CDS encoding DUF2945 domain-containing protein: MSEEFKQGDKVEWKTSQGKTTGEVEKKLTSPTEIKGHHVAASKDHPEYLVKSEKTGKEAAHKPDALDKVEE; encoded by the coding sequence ATGTCTGAAGAATTTAAGCAAGGCGATAAAGTTGAGTGGAAAACCTCTCAAGGAAAAACCACTGGTGAAGTAGAAAAGAAACTCACTTCTCCTACAGAAATTAAAGGACACCACGTTGCTGCATCGAAAGATCATCCTGAGTATCTGGTAAAAAGCGAAAAAACAGGGAAAGAAGCAGCTCATAAACCAGATGCTTTGGACAAAGTAGAGGAGTAG
- a CDS encoding hydantoinase B/oxoprolinase family protein, with amino-acid sequence MTVADRAIGRWQFWIDRGGTFTDIVAQHPDGRTIVHKLLSENPERYTDAAIQGIREILGVPADAPLPAAQIGVVKMGTTVATNALLERKGDRTVLVVTKGFRDALRIGYQNRPNIFARQIVLPEMLYERVVEVEERYSAQGEELISVNPAYTLELQAAYDAGIRSCAIVFMHGYRYPQHEQQVAAVARKIGFTQISVSHEVSPLMKLVSRGDTTVVDAYLSPILRRYVDRVASQLGGSRGKRAEEAEEAEGAEGAKNNYQPTTNYQLPITNYQLPITDFPKLMFMQSNGGLANAQRFQGKDSILSGPAGGIVGAVQTSLMAGFDKIISFDMGGTSTDVAHYAGEYERALETEVAGVRLRTPMMAIHTVAAGGGSIAQFDGARYRVGPESAGATPGPACYRQGGPLTVTDCNIMVGKLQPDLFPKVFGASGDLPLDAEVVQRKFSQLAADIGDGRSPERVATGFLAIAVEKMANAIKKISLQRGYDVSEYTLCCFGGAGGQHACLIADALGMQQILIHPYAGVLSAYGMGLADERALRERAVERVLDVGLVAELEEILTQLELETKAELDLTDRDLRVADRVEVMRRVHLRYEGTDSPLVVRYEDIAGMRQQFEAAHRQLYGFIAADRRLIVEAVAVEAILKTEVATEPIVTRRTDAPPVPVKTVQMYTANAWHDTPVYRREDLQPGDCIFSPAIVAEATGTNIVEPGWQAEVTQRNHLVLRRRESEVRDKIQNSKFKIQNWDKGATTNYQLPITNYQLPDPVMLEIFNNLFRAIAEQMGITLQNTSSSVNIKERLDFSCAIFDSRGQLVANAPHIPVHLGSMSESVTALIAQKGSSLQPGDVYVSNNPYNGGTHLPDITVITPVFPDSLYGRVHQETSFVTNISGEPAPTPIFYVASRGHHADIGGITPGSMPPNSTTVEQEGVLIDNFLLVSQGEFREPELMQLLCDGLYPVRNPMQNLADLKAQIAANERGVQELHKMVEHYSLETVQAYMGFVQDNAAKSVRKVIEGLNSGEFAYQLDNGSVIQVAIAIDKSTRSARIDFTGTSPQLKSNFNAPAAVCKAAVLYVFRTLVDDDIPLNAGCLEPLEIIIPEGCMLNPRYPAAVVAGNVETSQAITDALYGALGVMAAAQSTMNNFTFGSDRHQYYETICGGSGAGADFDGTDAVHTHMTNSRLTDPEVLEWRFPVLLDSFSIRPHSGGEGLHHGGNGVIRRLQFREPMTAAILSGRRIVPPFGLHGGKPGKVGRNYIQRQDGTVEELGSTAIAQMQPGDIFVIETPGGGGFGVYDSSFQLRKTHVL; translated from the coding sequence ATGACGGTAGCCGATCGCGCGATAGGACGTTGGCAATTTTGGATCGATCGCGGTGGTACGTTTACCGATATCGTGGCGCAGCATCCTGATGGACGAACGATCGTTCACAAACTCCTGTCGGAAAATCCAGAACGCTATACCGATGCAGCAATTCAGGGTATACGGGAAATACTGGGCGTTCCTGCCGATGCACCCCTACCAGCAGCACAAATTGGCGTGGTGAAGATGGGAACTACTGTCGCGACAAATGCACTGTTAGAACGTAAAGGCGATCGCACTGTCTTAGTCGTGACAAAAGGCTTTCGGGATGCCTTACGCATCGGCTATCAAAATCGCCCCAACATCTTTGCACGGCAAATCGTTTTACCAGAAATGCTGTACGAACGAGTCGTTGAAGTAGAAGAACGCTACAGCGCCCAAGGCGAAGAACTCATTTCTGTTAATCCAGCCTATACTTTAGAACTGCAAGCAGCTTACGATGCCGGAATTCGTTCCTGCGCGATCGTCTTTATGCACGGCTACCGCTATCCTCAACACGAACAACAAGTTGCAGCCGTAGCCCGAAAAATCGGTTTCACTCAGATTTCAGTCTCCCACGAAGTCAGCCCCTTGATGAAACTCGTCAGTCGAGGTGACACTACCGTAGTTGATGCCTATTTATCTCCCATTTTGCGTAGATACGTGGATCGGGTGGCGAGTCAGTTGGGAGGGAGCAGGGGAAAGAGAGCTGAGGAGGCTGAGGAGGCTGAGGGAGCTGAGGGAGCAAAAAACAATTATCAACCAACTACCAACTACCAACTACCAATTACCAATTACCAATTACCAATTACCGATTTCCCCAAATTAATGTTCATGCAATCCAATGGTGGGTTGGCAAATGCCCAGAGGTTTCAGGGGAAAGATAGCATTTTATCGGGACCTGCGGGAGGAATTGTCGGGGCAGTACAGACAAGTTTGATGGCGGGTTTCGATAAGATTATCAGCTTCGATATGGGTGGAACTTCTACAGATGTTGCCCATTACGCAGGCGAATACGAACGGGCGTTAGAAACAGAAGTGGCAGGAGTGCGACTGCGAACGCCGATGATGGCAATACATACGGTGGCGGCGGGTGGCGGTTCGATCGCCCAATTTGACGGGGCGCGGTATCGCGTCGGACCCGAATCAGCAGGGGCAACCCCAGGACCCGCTTGTTATCGTCAAGGAGGACCGCTGACGGTAACGGACTGCAATATCATGGTGGGCAAGTTGCAGCCGGACTTGTTTCCCAAGGTATTTGGAGCCAGTGGAGATTTGCCCTTAGATGCAGAAGTCGTGCAACGCAAGTTTAGTCAACTAGCGGCAGACATTGGAGATGGGCGATCGCCCGAACGAGTCGCAACGGGATTTTTAGCGATCGCTGTGGAAAAAATGGCGAATGCGATTAAGAAGATCTCTCTTCAGCGCGGTTATGACGTGTCGGAATACACTCTCTGCTGTTTTGGCGGCGCAGGCGGACAACATGCTTGTTTAATTGCCGATGCTTTAGGAATGCAGCAGATTTTGATCCATCCCTATGCTGGGGTGCTGTCGGCTTACGGTATGGGTTTAGCAGACGAACGGGCGTTGCGGGAACGTGCCGTGGAGAGGGTTTTAGATGTAGGGTTGGTGGCTGAATTAGAGGAAATTTTAACTCAGTTGGAGTTAGAAACAAAAGCAGAACTAGACCTTACAGATAGGGATCTCCGCGTTGCAGATCGGGTTGAGGTGATGCGGCGAGTACATTTGCGCTACGAGGGGACAGATTCGCCTTTGGTAGTCCGATATGAAGATATAGCAGGAATGCGACAGCAGTTTGAGGCAGCGCACCGTCAACTGTACGGTTTTATTGCTGCCGATCGACGATTAATTGTCGAGGCTGTAGCTGTGGAGGCGATCTTAAAAACAGAGGTGGCTACAGAACCAATTGTGACCCGGCGCACCGACGCACCTCCCGTACCAGTGAAGACAGTACAAATGTATACAGCCAATGCCTGGCACGACACACCTGTATATAGAAGAGAAGACTTACAACCAGGAGATTGTATTTTCAGTCCGGCGATCGTTGCGGAAGCCACGGGGACGAATATCGTCGAACCTGGTTGGCAAGCCGAAGTGACACAGAGAAATCATTTGGTGTTGAGAAGGCGAGAGTCGGAAGTCAGAGACAAAATTCAAAATTCAAAATTCAAAATTCAAAATTGGGACAAGGGAGCAACTACCAACTACCAATTACCAATTACCAATTACCAACTACCCGATCCGGTTATGTTGGAAATTTTCAATAATTTATTTCGGGCGATCGCGGAACAGATGGGTATAACGTTACAAAATACAAGTTCTTCGGTCAATATCAAAGAAAGGTTGGATTTTTCCTGCGCCATTTTCGATTCTCGCGGACAGTTGGTGGCAAACGCGCCTCACATTCCGGTTCATTTAGGTTCTATGAGTGAAAGCGTGACGGCGTTGATTGCCCAGAAAGGCAGTAGCTTGCAACCTGGTGATGTCTATGTATCGAATAATCCTTACAATGGTGGGACTCACCTGCCCGATATTACCGTAATTACGCCCGTTTTTCCCGATTCCCTATACGGGCGGGTTCACCAAGAAACTTCGTTCGTCACAAATATTTCAGGTGAACCCGCCCCTACACCCATCTTCTACGTTGCTTCCAGGGGACATCATGCCGATATTGGCGGGATTACTCCTGGTTCGATGCCACCTAATAGCACGACTGTGGAACAGGAAGGGGTATTAATTGATAATTTTCTGCTGGTATCTCAAGGAGAGTTTCGCGAACCGGAGTTAATGCAACTCCTGTGTGACGGGTTGTATCCAGTCCGCAATCCGATGCAAAATCTTGCCGATCTCAAAGCCCAAATTGCTGCAAACGAACGCGGCGTGCAAGAACTCCACAAAATGGTAGAACACTACAGCTTGGAAACAGTTCAAGCCTACATGGGTTTTGTCCAAGATAATGCTGCCAAGTCAGTACGGAAAGTTATAGAAGGACTCAACAGTGGAGAGTTCGCTTACCAACTCGACAATGGCAGCGTCATTCAAGTGGCGATCGCGATCGATAAATCTACCCGTAGCGCTCGAATCGATTTTACTGGCACTTCACCCCAACTGAAAAGCAATTTTAATGCTCCGGCTGCGGTGTGCAAAGCTGCGGTGTTGTATGTCTTCCGCACTTTGGTAGATGACGATATTCCGCTTAATGCTGGCTGTCTCGAACCTTTGGAAATTATTATTCCTGAAGGTTGTATGTTGAATCCTCGCTATCCGGCAGCGGTGGTAGCGGGAAATGTCGAGACTTCTCAAGCGATTACCGATGCTTTATATGGTGCTTTGGGTGTGATGGCAGCAGCGCAAAGTACGATGAATAATTTTACTTTTGGTAGCGATCGCCATCAATATTACGAGACGATCTGCGGTGGTTCGGGTGCGGGTGCAGATTTTGACGGTACGGATGCGGTGCATACTCACATGACAAATTCCCGCCTTACCGATCCTGAAGTCTTAGAATGGCGATTTCCAGTCTTGTTAGATAGTTTTAGCATTCGTCCCCACAGTGGCGGTGAAGGCTTACATCACGGTGGTAATGGTGTCATTCGCCGCCTTCAGTTTCGCGAACCAATGACTGCTGCCATTCTCTCTGGACGTAGGATTGTACCTCCCTTTGGCTTGCATGGTGGTAAGCCTGGGAAAGTAGGGAGAAATTATATTCAACGCCAAGATGGTACGGTGGAGGAGTTAGGTAGTACGGCGATCGCGCAGATGCAGCCTGGAGATATTTTTGTCATTGAAACCCCAGGTGGTGGTGGCTTTGGTGTTTATGATAGCAGTTTTCAATTGAGGAAAACACACGTTCTGTAG
- a CDS encoding M28 family peptidase — protein MDLKQRLQNHLTEIVRDRDPFLSTAGHFFVRQYIHAELSQWGKVDIHEFQIRGQTFQNLILNLPGLQQSSKKEPPPILIGAHYDTVPGTPGADDNATGVSVLLELAKSLATQPAKHPIQLVAFDLEEYGFTGKDGIAVGSGASAYADLLRQQQQPLRLMISLEMLGYSDATPGSQRYPSPLERFYPNRGDFIALIGNLSIVPDLIHLSRNIRQVGVPSEWLPVPNRGRIVPQTRLSDHAPFWDRGYRAMMVTDTAMLRNPHYHKPSDRIETLNLDFLTGVCQGLIQGIYQLR, from the coding sequence GTGGATCTCAAACAACGCTTGCAGAATCACTTAACGGAAATAGTCCGCGATCGCGATCCTTTCCTATCAACAGCAGGACATTTCTTCGTCCGCCAATATATTCATGCAGAACTCAGTCAATGGGGCAAGGTAGACATTCATGAATTTCAAATTAGAGGACAAACTTTTCAAAACTTAATTCTCAATCTTCCTGGCTTGCAACAAAGTAGTAAGAAAGAACCTCCACCAATTTTAATTGGCGCGCATTACGACACCGTTCCCGGTACGCCTGGGGCAGACGATAATGCTACAGGTGTATCGGTACTACTAGAATTAGCAAAATCTTTGGCTACCCAACCAGCCAAACATCCCATTCAACTCGTAGCATTTGATTTAGAAGAATACGGATTTACCGGAAAAGACGGTATCGCTGTAGGTTCGGGTGCGTCTGCATATGCCGATTTATTACGCCAGCAGCAGCAACCGCTACGCCTAATGATTTCCCTTGAAATGTTGGGTTATAGCGATGCCACACCTGGATCGCAACGCTATCCGAGTCCCCTAGAACGCTTCTATCCCAATCGCGGCGATTTCATTGCTTTAATCGGTAATTTATCGATTGTTCCTGACTTAATTCATCTCAGCCGAAATATACGCCAAGTAGGAGTTCCTAGCGAGTGGCTGCCAGTTCCCAACCGAGGTAGGATTGTTCCCCAAACGCGATTAAGCGATCACGCTCCCTTTTGGGATCGAGGATATCGAGCGATGATGGTTACAGATACAGCAATGTTACGCAACCCTCATTATCACAAACCGAGCGATCGCATTGAAACCTTAAATTTAGATTTTCTCACGGGTGTTTGTCAGGGATTAATTCAAGGTATTTATCAATTACGGTAG
- a CDS encoding GlsB/YeaQ/YmgE family stress response membrane protein has translation MNILAWIVLGLIAGAIAKAIYPGRQGGGILGTILLGIIGAFVGGTLGTFLSTGTLQLAATTFSIPGIALAVLGAIVAIFIWNAINRRSAV, from the coding sequence GTGAATATTCTAGCTTGGATAGTCTTAGGTTTAATTGCTGGTGCGATCGCCAAAGCTATCTATCCCGGTCGCCAAGGCGGTGGTATCTTAGGTACGATTTTACTAGGTATTATTGGTGCATTTGTAGGTGGTACTTTGGGAACTTTCCTCAGTACGGGAACCTTACAGTTGGCAGCCACAACATTTAGTATTCCTGGTATAGCTCTAGCAGTGCTTGGTGCAATTGTTGCTATATTTATTTGGAATGCAATCAACCGTCGTAGCGCTGTATAA
- a CDS encoding RNA recognition motif domain-containing protein yields MTLFVNNLPHQVAQTDILDLFGNYGSIKHIFYPTHWSTGEGLGFAFVQMTAKPQEEIAKFQLHGAEWMGNALQIREVSSD; encoded by the coding sequence ATGACCCTGTTCGTTAATAACTTACCGCACCAAGTAGCACAAACAGATATTTTAGACCTCTTTGGCAATTATGGTTCTATCAAACATATTTTTTATCCGACTCACTGGAGTACAGGTGAAGGGTTAGGATTTGCCTTCGTTCAAATGACTGCAAAACCTCAAGAAGAAATAGCAAAATTTCAGCTTCACGGTGCTGAGTGGATGGGTAATGCTTTACAAATTCGAGAAGTGAGTTCGGATTAA